Proteins encoded by one window of Bacteroidia bacterium:
- a CDS encoding S46 family peptidase, which translates to MNYKLRLFFTACALFFTTLLRADEGMWLLSTLKQLNEADMQKMGFKLTADDIYNINKSSMKDGIIHFGGGCTGEIVSPDGLILTNHHCGLDYIQSLSSLDHDYLTNGFWATARDKELPAPGLSVKFLIRMEDVTQKVKAELSDTLSEADLQAKLPGIFSKLTKEATADNAFYTADVRAMYGGNEYYLFVYEKYEDVRLVGTPPMSIGNFGGDTDNWMWPRQTGDFSMFRIYTSPDGKPAKFAKENIPLKSKYYFPVSIKGVKEGDFAMIMGYPGRTDRYATSYSIENGLDITSPSLVKLRTKRLDVINNAMADNDAIRIKYQAKRNQVSNYWKYFIGQQKQLKRMKVVEQKRNLENQFTTWVNADKKRRLHYGFVMGNLQQSYDNARKYAKLRVYTSEALMGTEILRYAFSFSALDKALNEKEPNTDDIKAKAAMLKSRVDDYFEEYDAGVDQKVFAVLVKAFANDIAKDQQASIFAEMAKKYKDDYNKMAAAVFAKSIFSDKTKVLAFLENPSAKKLKNDPAFKLISTQLNFYDDNFRAPIRTIDLALAANNRLYIEGLREMMPEKKLYPDANSTMRLSYGSVRAYDPADAVKYSYFTTIEGVMQKMDNSNTEFKVPEKIVELYNKKDYGRYGSNGTLNTCFLTNNDITGGNSGSPVINGNGEIIGLAFDGNWEAMSGDIKYDEEYKRTICVDIRYVLFCIDKFGGAKHIVDEMKVVE; encoded by the coding sequence ATGAATTATAAATTACGACTGTTTTTTACGGCTTGTGCGCTGTTTTTTACTACATTGTTACGTGCCGATGAAGGCATGTGGCTGCTGTCAACATTAAAACAACTTAATGAGGCAGACATGCAAAAGATGGGCTTTAAGCTCACGGCTGATGATATTTATAACATCAACAAATCTTCAATGAAAGACGGAATCATTCACTTTGGTGGTGGTTGTACAGGCGAAATTGTCTCTCCCGATGGATTAATACTTACCAACCATCACTGCGGACTTGACTACATTCAATCACTGAGTAGTTTGGATCATGATTATTTGACGAATGGCTTTTGGGCAACTGCCCGCGATAAAGAACTTCCTGCTCCAGGACTTTCTGTAAAGTTCCTTATCCGCATGGAAGATGTTACTCAAAAAGTAAAAGCCGAACTCAGTGACACCCTTTCCGAAGCAGATTTGCAAGCTAAATTGCCCGGAATATTTTCTAAACTGACTAAAGAAGCAACTGCAGATAATGCGTTTTATACTGCAGATGTTCGTGCTATGTATGGTGGCAATGAATATTATTTATTCGTTTACGAAAAATATGAAGATGTACGTTTGGTTGGAACTCCTCCCATGAGCATTGGAAACTTTGGTGGCGACACCGATAACTGGATGTGGCCACGTCAGACAGGTGATTTTTCTATGTTTCGTATTTACACCTCACCCGATGGAAAACCGGCTAAGTTTGCTAAAGAAAATATTCCACTAAAATCTAAATACTATTTTCCTGTAAGTATTAAAGGAGTTAAAGAAGGTGATTTTGCAATGATTATGGGCTATCCGGGAAGAACCGATCGTTATGCTACATCATACAGCATTGAAAATGGTCTTGATATTACAAGTCCATCATTAGTGAAACTTCGCACCAAAAGATTAGATGTCATCAACAATGCTATGGCAGATAATGATGCCATAAGAATTAAATATCAGGCAAAACGCAATCAGGTAAGTAACTACTGGAAATATTTTATCGGTCAGCAGAAGCAGTTAAAAAGAATGAAAGTTGTTGAGCAAAAACGCAACCTCGAAAATCAATTCACTACATGGGTTAACGCTGATAAAAAAAGAAGATTGCACTATGGATTTGTAATGGGTAACCTACAACAATCATATGACAACGCAAGAAAATATGCTAAACTTCGTGTTTACACTTCAGAGGCATTAATGGGAACAGAAATTTTGCGTTATGCGTTTTCGTTTTCTGCTTTAGACAAAGCACTTAACGAAAAAGAACCTAATACAGATGACATAAAAGCAAAAGCAGCAATGCTTAAATCAAGAGTTGATGATTATTTTGAAGAGTATGATGCCGGTGTTGACCAAAAAGTTTTTGCTGTTTTGGTTAAAGCGTTTGCCAATGATATTGCAAAAGATCAGCAGGCGTCCATCTTTGCAGAAATGGCAAAAAAATACAAAGACGATTACAATAAAATGGCAGCTGCAGTTTTTGCAAAGAGTATTTTTTCAGATAAAACCAAGGTGCTTGCTTTCTTAGAAAATCCTTCGGCAAAGAAACTTAAAAACGATCCTGCATTTAAACTCATAAGTACACAATTGAACTTTTATGATGACAACTTCCGTGCTCCTATTCGTACCATTGATTTGGCATTGGCTGCCAACAACAGGTTATATATTGAAGGTTTGCGTGAAATGATGCCTGAGAAAAAATTATATCCCGATGCCAACAGTACCATGCGTTTAAGTTATGGCTCTGTGCGCGCTTACGATCCTGCCGATGCTGTTAAGTACAGTTATTTTACAACCATAGAAGGTGTGATGCAAAAAATGGATAACAGCAATACAGAGTTTAAAGTTCCTGAAAAGATAGTTGAACTGTACAACAAAAAAGATTATGGTCGCTATGGCAGCAACGGAACATTAAATACCTGTTTTCTTACAAACAACGACATTACAGGTGGCAACAGCGGAAGTCCTGTTATCAATGGCAATGGCGAAATCATCGGACTTGCATTCGATGGCAACTGGGAGGCTATGAGCGGTGATATTAAATATGATGAAGAATACAAACGCACCATCTGTGTGGATATCAGATATGTGTTGTTTTGTATTGACAAATTTGGTGGAGCCAAACACATTGTTGACGAAATGAAAGTTGTTGAATAA
- the odhB gene encoding 2-oxoglutarate dehydrogenase complex dihydrolipoyllysine-residue succinyltransferase has product MKVEIKVPSPGESITEVQIARWIKKDGDYVERDEEIAEIDSDKATLSLVAEADGVLKTLVGEGENIAVGSIVCTIDTDAKPVTNAKVSKEEKPKEDKPKEVKPAVAAKSEGYASGTPSVAAAKMMKENNLKSENVQATGKGGRITKGDVLQTLQTPAAVQTVPQSREQRREKMTMLRTKLSQRLVAVKQETAMLTTFNEVDMSAIMNIRKQYKDVFKEKHGVGLGFMSFFTKAVCEALKSFPAVNAQIDGEEILYHNYCDVGIAVSAPKGLMVPIIRSAETLSLAQIEQQVIDLATKARDSKLTIDEMTGGTFTITNGGVFGSMLSTPIINPPQSAILGMHNIVERPVAVNGEIVIRPVMYVALSYDHRIIDGRESVGFLVKVKQMLEEPVKMLFEGNDPIKVLLHL; this is encoded by the coding sequence ATGAAAGTAGAAATTAAAGTTCCGAGCCCGGGTGAGAGTATTACAGAAGTGCAGATAGCACGTTGGATAAAAAAAGATGGCGATTATGTTGAGCGTGATGAAGAGATTGCAGAGATTGATTCGGATAAGGCAACACTATCACTGGTAGCGGAAGCAGATGGTGTTTTGAAAACACTTGTTGGCGAAGGAGAGAATATTGCTGTTGGCTCTATTGTTTGTACCATAGACACAGATGCAAAACCTGTTACAAATGCAAAAGTTAGTAAAGAAGAAAAGCCTAAGGAAGATAAACCAAAAGAAGTAAAACCTGCTGTAGCTGCTAAGTCAGAAGGATATGCTTCAGGTACTCCGTCTGTTGCTGCAGCTAAGATGATGAAAGAAAATAATTTAAAAAGTGAAAATGTGCAGGCAACGGGCAAAGGTGGACGTATTACAAAAGGTGATGTGTTACAAACATTACAAACACCTGCTGCGGTACAAACAGTACCACAGTCACGAGAGCAACGAAGAGAAAAAATGACAATGTTGCGTACAAAACTTTCGCAGCGCCTGGTTGCCGTAAAACAAGAGACAGCAATGCTTACAACTTTTAACGAAGTTGATATGAGCGCTATTATGAACATCAGAAAACAATACAAAGATGTTTTTAAAGAAAAGCATGGTGTAGGGTTAGGCTTTATGTCTTTTTTTACAAAAGCTGTTTGTGAAGCGTTAAAGTCTTTTCCGGCAGTGAATGCACAAATTGACGGTGAAGAAATTTTATATCACAACTATTGTGATGTAGGCATTGCAGTGAGTGCACCCAAAGGGTTGATGGTTCCGATTATTCGCAGTGCAGAAACATTGTCACTTGCACAAATAGAACAACAGGTGATAGACCTGGCCACCAAAGCCCGCGACAGTAAACTGACTATTGATGAAATGACGGGAGGAACTTTTACCATAACTAATGGTGGTGTGTTTGGCTCTATGCTGTCAACACCGATTATTAATCCACCACAGAGTGCAATTTTAGGAATGCATAACATTGTTGAACGTCCTGTTGCAGTGAATGGAGAAATAGTTATTCGGCCTGTTATGTATGTTGCATTATCGTACGATCATAGAATTATTGATGGCAGAGAGTCTGTTGGATTTTTAGTAAAAGTTAAGCAGATGCTTGAAGAACCTGTAAAAATGTTGTTTGAAGGCAATGACCCAATTAAAGTATTACTACATTTGTAA